Proteins from a genomic interval of Triplophysa dalaica isolate WHDGS20190420 chromosome 21, ASM1584641v1, whole genome shotgun sequence:
- the pnp4a gene encoding purine nucleoside phosphorylase 4a isoform X1 encodes MHSKDQICNEDYQKTADWLLSHTQHRPKVAIICGSGLGMLADALKCQDFFKYSDIPGFPQSTVKGHAGRLVFGQLKGKTCVCMQGRFHMYEGHSLSKVTFPVRVFKLLGVETLIVTNAAGSIADSYSCGDIMIIRDHINFPGLAGLNPLNGPNDDKFGPRFPPMSGVYDKGLRKMAFDICKTMGVSQYVQEGVYCMVGGPNFESIAEARLLHRLGVDAVGMSTAPEVLVASHCGMKVFGLSLITNKVVKSYEDNETVNHEAVLEVSKMRSETLQTLVTELISHMDINNNDSV; translated from the exons ATGCATAGTAAAGATCAGATCTG CAATGAGGACTACCAGAAAACAGCAGACTGGCTGCTCTCCCATACACAACACAGACCTAAAGTGGCCATCATCTGTGGCTCTGGACTGGGTATGCTGGCAGATGCCCTCAAGTGCCAAGACTTCTTCAAATATTCAGACATCCCCGGCTTTCCTCAAAGCACCG TAAAAGGCCACGCTGGACGTTTGGTTTTTGGGCAGCTTAAAGGGAAGACCTGTGTGTGCATGCAGGGACGATTTCACATGTATGAAGGACACTCGCTAAGCAAG gTCACTTTTCCAGTAAGAGTGTTCAAACTTCTGGGTGTTGAAACCCTGATTGTGACTAATGCTGCTGGATCAATAGCGGACAGTTACAGCTGTGGTGATATTATGATCATCCGTGACCACATTAACTTCCCTGGACTAGCTGGATTGAACCCACTTAATGGACCGAATGATGATAA ATTTGGTCCACGATTTCCACCCATGTCTGGGGTGTATGACAAAGGCTTACGGAAGATGGCATTTGACATCTGTAAGACCATGGGCGTCTCTCAGTATGTCCAGGAGGGTGTGTACTGCATGGTGGGAGGGCCCAACTTTGAGAGTATAGCTGAAGCCCGACTTTTACACAGACTGGGGGTGGACGCAGTGG GTATGAGCACTGCACCAGAAGTGTTGGTTGCCAGTCACTGTGGCATGAAAGTCTTCGGTCTTTCTCTCATCACTAACAAAGTTGTGAAAAGCTATGAGGACAACGAGACTGTCAATCATGAAGCCGTGCTCGAAGTGAGCAAAATGCGCTCAGAGACTCTGCAGACTCTTGTCACCGAGCTCATCAGTCACATGGACATTAACAACAACGACAGTGTATGA
- the c21h20orf96 gene encoding uncharacterized protein C20orf96 homolog: MTLNLRLPTSNFTPVGYSKWHRTTEPHLLWTAPHEAILPKQKNKETFVTRQHHTGTSVKSQQSTTHNDSTTFPKFTKRTERTMLDQVTTTKNIKELMLLIMSRREAIKDLEEHCEQLKETNLQVARSIVDTDRNSLSRDKDLLNQQEHMRRSMVGLKRWSDSQIRSIKAELTDANETSQTRLSGLQEQLDVLKAKVMAAQKQLHSLKTYKDMKFPVKALQIAEMERQLKRLRDVQQNEKEDVSLVFEKEMVNLKRRRQQKEQGVLSAFVEKHACGIPPVVKLMASQNHRMREEIHMHRQEIIQ, from the exons ATGACACTGAATTTGAGATTACCTACAAGCAACTTTACTCCGGtg GGTTACAGCAAATGGCACCGAACTACTGAACCTCATCTGCTCTGGACTGCTCCTCACGAAGCAATACTaccaaaacagaaaaacaaagagacTTTCGTAACTAGACAACATCACACAGGTACATCGG TAAAATCCCAACAAAGCACTACCCACAATGATTCCACAACATTCCCCAAATTCACTAAGAGAACTGAAAGAACGATGCTGGATCAAGTTaccacaacaaaaaatataaaagaattaATG TTACTCATCATGTCCAGGAGAGAGGCTATAAAAGATCTGGAGGAGCACTGTGAGCAACTTAAAGAGACAAACCTCCAGGTAGCCAGGAGCATTGTGGATACGGACAGAAACTCGCTCTCTAGGGATAAAGACTTGCTTAACCAGCAAGAACACATGAGG AGATCAATGGTAGGTTTGAAGCGATGGAGTGACAGTCAAATTAGAAGTATCAAAGCGGAGCTGACAGATGCAAATGAAACATCACAGACACGTCTGAGTG GTTTGCAGGAGCAGCTGGATGTGTTGAAAGCTAAAGTGATGGCGGCTCAAAAGCAACTGCACAGTCTGAAGACATACAAAGATATGAAGTTCCCAGTCAAGGCCCTGCAGattgcagagatggagagaCAGCTGAAAAGACTGAGGGATGTGCAGCAG aATGAGAAGGAAGATGTGAGTTTGGTGTTTGAGAAAGAAATGGTCAATTTAAAGCGACGTCGCCAACAGAAAGAACAGGGAGTTCTGTCTGCTTTTGTTGAG AAGCATGCATGTGGAATCCCTCCCGTTGTCAAACTGATGGCCTCACAAAACCACAGGATGAGGGAAGAGATCCATATGCACAGACAG gaaataattcaataa
- the pnp4a gene encoding purine nucleoside phosphorylase 4a isoform X2 — protein sequence MLADALKCQDFFKYSDIPGFPQSTVKGHAGRLVFGQLKGKTCVCMQGRFHMYEGHSLSKVTFPVRVFKLLGVETLIVTNAAGSIADSYSCGDIMIIRDHINFPGLAGLNPLNGPNDDKFGPRFPPMSGVYDKGLRKMAFDICKTMGVSQYVQEGVYCMVGGPNFESIAEARLLHRLGVDAVGMSTAPEVLVASHCGMKVFGLSLITNKVVKSYEDNETVNHEAVLEVSKMRSETLQTLVTELISHMDINNNDSV from the exons ATGCTGGCAGATGCCCTCAAGTGCCAAGACTTCTTCAAATATTCAGACATCCCCGGCTTTCCTCAAAGCACCG TAAAAGGCCACGCTGGACGTTTGGTTTTTGGGCAGCTTAAAGGGAAGACCTGTGTGTGCATGCAGGGACGATTTCACATGTATGAAGGACACTCGCTAAGCAAG gTCACTTTTCCAGTAAGAGTGTTCAAACTTCTGGGTGTTGAAACCCTGATTGTGACTAATGCTGCTGGATCAATAGCGGACAGTTACAGCTGTGGTGATATTATGATCATCCGTGACCACATTAACTTCCCTGGACTAGCTGGATTGAACCCACTTAATGGACCGAATGATGATAA ATTTGGTCCACGATTTCCACCCATGTCTGGGGTGTATGACAAAGGCTTACGGAAGATGGCATTTGACATCTGTAAGACCATGGGCGTCTCTCAGTATGTCCAGGAGGGTGTGTACTGCATGGTGGGAGGGCCCAACTTTGAGAGTATAGCTGAAGCCCGACTTTTACACAGACTGGGGGTGGACGCAGTGG GTATGAGCACTGCACCAGAAGTGTTGGTTGCCAGTCACTGTGGCATGAAAGTCTTCGGTCTTTCTCTCATCACTAACAAAGTTGTGAAAAGCTATGAGGACAACGAGACTGTCAATCATGAAGCCGTGCTCGAAGTGAGCAAAATGCGCTCAGAGACTCTGCAGACTCTTGTCACCGAGCTCATCAGTCACATGGACATTAACAACAACGACAGTGTATGA